One Equus asinus isolate D_3611 breed Donkey chromosome 26, EquAss-T2T_v2, whole genome shotgun sequence genomic window carries:
- the RASGRP4 gene encoding RAS guanyl-releasing protein 4 isoform X4: MNRKDSKRKSHQECSGTTGGRGRPRQARRHKTCPSPREISKVMASMALGMLNEGGCSEDELLEKCIQSFDSAGSLCRGDHILNMALAMHSWVLPSAHLAARLLTLYQEATGNKQELRRLQICHLVRYWLTQHPETVHQEPQLEEVIGRFWAAVEQEGNAAQRSLGDPSNLLSPGGPGPPTPMSSPGLGKKRKVSLLFDHLETGELAQHLTYLEFRSFQAITPQDLRGYVLQGSVRGCPTLEGSVGLSNSVSRWVQVMVLSRPGPAQRAEVLDKFIHVAQRLRQLHNFNTLMAVTGGLCHSAISRLKDSHAHLSPDSTKALLELTELLAAHNNYARYRRAWAGCTGFRLPLLGVHLKDLVSLHEAQPDRLPDGRLHLPKLNSLYLRLQELAALQRQRPPCSANEDLLHLLTLSLDLFYTEDEIYELSYAREPRCPRSLPPSPFKAPLVVEWAPGVTAKPDRVTLGRHVEQLVESVFKHYDSEGRGTISREDFERLSGNFPFACHGLHPPPCQGSGTFSREELTGYLLRASAICSKLGLAFLHTFHEVTFRKPTFCDSCSGFLWGVTKQGYRCQDCGLCCHKHCRDQVKVECKKRPGAKGDMSSPEAPIPPTPAPHASCAGSEDHLSYTLSLEAETGRCLRHAWTQTEPPHPSWEPKLVPLPAMASPPTQSSKPDS; encoded by the exons ATGAACAGGAAGGACAGCAAGAG GAAGTCCCACCAGGAATGCTCCGGGACGACAGGAGgccggggccggccccgacaGGCCCGGCGCCACAAGACGTGCCCCAGCCCGCGGGAAATCAGCAAGGTCATGGCCTCCATGGCCCTGGGCATGCTCAACGAGGGCGGCTGCAGCGAGGACGAGCTGCTGGAGAAATGCATCCAGTCCTTCG ACTCAGCTGGCAGCCTGTGCCGCGGGGACCACATTCTCAACATGGCGCTGGCCATGCACAGCTGGGTGCTGCCTTCTGCCCACCTTGCTGCCCGTCTGCTGACCTT GTACCAGGAGGCCACAGGGAACAAGCAGGAACTGAGGCGGCTGCAGATCTGTCACCTGGTCAG GTACTGGCTCACCCAGCACCCTGAGACGGTGCACCAGGAGCCCCAGTTAGAAGAAGTGATAGGCCGCTTCTGGGCTGCGGTGGAGCAGGAGGGCAACGCGGCCCAGAGGAGCCTGGGAGACCCCTCCAACCT CCTGAGCCCCGGCGGCCCTGGCCCCCCAACCCCCATGAGCAGCCCAGGCCTGGGCAAAAAGCGCAAAGTGTCCTTGCTGTTTGACCATCTGGAGACCGGGGAGCTGGCCCAGCACCTCACTTACCTGGAGTTCCGGTCCTTCCAGGCTATCACG ccccaggaccTGCGGGGCTACGTTTTGCAGGGCTCCGTGCGGGGCTGCCCGACCCTGGAGGGCTCCGTAGGGCTCAGCAACAGCGTGTCCCGCTGGGTGCAGGTCATGGTGCTGAGCCGCCCCGGGCCGGCACAGCGCGCTGAGGTGCTGGACAAGTTCATCCACGTGGCACAG AGGCTGCGCCAGCTGCACAATTTCAACACGCTGATGGCGGTCACGGGGGGCCTGTGTCACAGCGCCATCTCCAGACTCAAGGACTCCCACGCCCACCTGAGCCCTGACAGCACCAAG GCCCTGCTGGAGCTGACAGAGCTCCTTGCCGCCCACAACAACTACGCCCGGTACCGGCGCGCCTGGGCCGGCTGCACCGGCTTCCGGCTGCCCCTCCTGGGGGTGCACCTCAAGGACCTCGTGTCCCTGCACGAGGCCCAGCCCGACAGGCTGCCTGACGGCCGCCTGCACCTGCCCAAGCTCAACAGCCTCTACCTGCGGCTGCAGGAGCTGGCCGCCCTGCAGAGGCAGCGCCCGCCCTGCAGCGCCAACGAGGACCTGCTGCACCTGCTCACG ctttcCCTGGATCTCTTCTACACGGAGGACGAGATCTATGAGCTTTCCTATGCCCGGGAGCCCCGCTGTCCCAGAAGCCTG ccaccCTCCCCCTTCAAAGCGCCCCTGGTGGTGGAGTGGGCCCCTGGCGTGACTGCCAAGCCTGACAGAGTCACCCTGGGTCGGCATGTGGAGCAGCTGGTGGAG TCTGTGTTCAAGCATTATGACTCCGAAGGCCGCGGAACCATCTCCCGGGAGGACTTCGAGCGTCTCTCAGGCAACTTCCCCTTTGCCTGCCATGGGCTTCACCCGCCCCCGTGCCAGGG GAGTGGTACCTTCAGCCGAGAGGAGCTGACGGGGTACCTGCTGCGGGCCAGCGCCATCTGCTCCAAGCTGGGCCTGGCCTTCCTGCACACCTTCCACGAGGTCACCTTCCGCAAGCCCACCTTCTGTGACAGCTGCAGCGGCTTC ctctggggTGTCACCAAGCAAGGCTACCGCTGTCAGG ACTGTGGGCTGTGTTGCCACAAACACTGCCGAGACCAAGTGAAGGTGGAATGTAAGAAGAGGCCAGGGGCCAAGGGTGACATGAGCTCCCCAGAAGCCCCCATCCCACCCAcaccagctccccatgccagctgTG CAGGCTCCGAGGACCACCTCTCCTACACACTGTCCCTGGAAGCCGAGACGGGGCGCTGCCTCCGCCACGCGTGGACCCAGACGGAGCCCCCACACCCTTCCTGGGAACCCAAGCTG GTCCCCCTCCCGGCGATGGCCTCACCACCCACGCAGTCCTCCAAGCCGGACTCCTAG
- the RASGRP4 gene encoding RAS guanyl-releasing protein 4 isoform X1: MNRKDSKRKSHQECSGTTGGRGRPRQARRHKTCPSPREISKVMASMALGMLNEGGCSEDELLEKCIQSFDSAGSLCRGDHILNMALAMHSWVLPSAHLAARLLTLYQEATGNKQELRRLQICHLVRYWLTQHPETVHQEPQLEEVIGRFWAAVEQEGNAAQRSLGDPSNLLSPGGPGPPTPMSSPGLGKKRKVSLLFDHLETGELAQHLTYLEFRSFQAITPQDLRGYVLQGSVRGCPTLEGSVGLSNSVSRWVQVMVLSRPGPAQRAEVLDKFIHVAQRLRQLHNFNTLMAVTGGLCHSAISRLKDSHAHLSPDSTKALLELTELLAAHNNYARYRRAWAGCTGFRLPLLGVHLKDLVSLHEAQPDRLPDGRLHLPKLNSLYLRLQELAALQRQRPPCSANEDLLHLLTLSLDLFYTEDEIYELSYAREPRCPRSLPPSPFKAPLVVEWAPGVTAKPDRVTLGRHVEQLVESVFKHYDSEGRGTISREDFERLSGNFPFACHGLHPPPCQGSGTFSREELTGYLLRASAICSKLGLAFLHTFHEVTFRKPTFCDSCSGFLWGVTKQGYRCQDCGLCCHKHCRDQVKVECKKRPGAKGDMSSPEAPIPPTPAPHASCGSEDHLSYTLSLEAETGRCLRHAWTQTEPPHPSWEPKLVPLPAMASPPTQSSKPDS; the protein is encoded by the exons ATGAACAGGAAGGACAGCAAGAG GAAGTCCCACCAGGAATGCTCCGGGACGACAGGAGgccggggccggccccgacaGGCCCGGCGCCACAAGACGTGCCCCAGCCCGCGGGAAATCAGCAAGGTCATGGCCTCCATGGCCCTGGGCATGCTCAACGAGGGCGGCTGCAGCGAGGACGAGCTGCTGGAGAAATGCATCCAGTCCTTCG ACTCAGCTGGCAGCCTGTGCCGCGGGGACCACATTCTCAACATGGCGCTGGCCATGCACAGCTGGGTGCTGCCTTCTGCCCACCTTGCTGCCCGTCTGCTGACCTT GTACCAGGAGGCCACAGGGAACAAGCAGGAACTGAGGCGGCTGCAGATCTGTCACCTGGTCAG GTACTGGCTCACCCAGCACCCTGAGACGGTGCACCAGGAGCCCCAGTTAGAAGAAGTGATAGGCCGCTTCTGGGCTGCGGTGGAGCAGGAGGGCAACGCGGCCCAGAGGAGCCTGGGAGACCCCTCCAACCT CCTGAGCCCCGGCGGCCCTGGCCCCCCAACCCCCATGAGCAGCCCAGGCCTGGGCAAAAAGCGCAAAGTGTCCTTGCTGTTTGACCATCTGGAGACCGGGGAGCTGGCCCAGCACCTCACTTACCTGGAGTTCCGGTCCTTCCAGGCTATCACG ccccaggaccTGCGGGGCTACGTTTTGCAGGGCTCCGTGCGGGGCTGCCCGACCCTGGAGGGCTCCGTAGGGCTCAGCAACAGCGTGTCCCGCTGGGTGCAGGTCATGGTGCTGAGCCGCCCCGGGCCGGCACAGCGCGCTGAGGTGCTGGACAAGTTCATCCACGTGGCACAG AGGCTGCGCCAGCTGCACAATTTCAACACGCTGATGGCGGTCACGGGGGGCCTGTGTCACAGCGCCATCTCCAGACTCAAGGACTCCCACGCCCACCTGAGCCCTGACAGCACCAAG GCCCTGCTGGAGCTGACAGAGCTCCTTGCCGCCCACAACAACTACGCCCGGTACCGGCGCGCCTGGGCCGGCTGCACCGGCTTCCGGCTGCCCCTCCTGGGGGTGCACCTCAAGGACCTCGTGTCCCTGCACGAGGCCCAGCCCGACAGGCTGCCTGACGGCCGCCTGCACCTGCCCAAGCTCAACAGCCTCTACCTGCGGCTGCAGGAGCTGGCCGCCCTGCAGAGGCAGCGCCCGCCCTGCAGCGCCAACGAGGACCTGCTGCACCTGCTCACG ctttcCCTGGATCTCTTCTACACGGAGGACGAGATCTATGAGCTTTCCTATGCCCGGGAGCCCCGCTGTCCCAGAAGCCTG ccaccCTCCCCCTTCAAAGCGCCCCTGGTGGTGGAGTGGGCCCCTGGCGTGACTGCCAAGCCTGACAGAGTCACCCTGGGTCGGCATGTGGAGCAGCTGGTGGAG TCTGTGTTCAAGCATTATGACTCCGAAGGCCGCGGAACCATCTCCCGGGAGGACTTCGAGCGTCTCTCAGGCAACTTCCCCTTTGCCTGCCATGGGCTTCACCCGCCCCCGTGCCAGGG GAGTGGTACCTTCAGCCGAGAGGAGCTGACGGGGTACCTGCTGCGGGCCAGCGCCATCTGCTCCAAGCTGGGCCTGGCCTTCCTGCACACCTTCCACGAGGTCACCTTCCGCAAGCCCACCTTCTGTGACAGCTGCAGCGGCTTC ctctggggTGTCACCAAGCAAGGCTACCGCTGTCAGG ACTGTGGGCTGTGTTGCCACAAACACTGCCGAGACCAAGTGAAGGTGGAATGTAAGAAGAGGCCAGGGGCCAAGGGTGACATGAGCTCCCCAGAAGCCCCCATCCCACCCAcaccagctccccatgccagctgTG GCTCCGAGGACCACCTCTCCTACACACTGTCCCTGGAAGCCGAGACGGGGCGCTGCCTCCGCCACGCGTGGACCCAGACGGAGCCCCCACACCCTTCCTGGGAACCCAAGCTG GTCCCCCTCCCGGCGATGGCCTCACCACCCACGCAGTCCTCCAAGCCGGACTCCTAG
- the RASGRP4 gene encoding RAS guanyl-releasing protein 4 isoform X5 yields the protein MLRDDRRPGPAPTGPAPQDVPQPAGNQQGHGLHGPGHAQRGRLQRGRAAGEMHPVLRYWLTQHPETVHQEPQLEEVIGRFWAAVEQEGNAAQRSLGDPSNLLSPGGPGPPTPMSSPGLGKKRKVSLLFDHLETGELAQHLTYLEFRSFQAITPQDLRGYVLQGSVRGCPTLEGSVGLSNSVSRWVQVMVLSRPGPAQRAEVLDKFIHVAQRLRQLHNFNTLMAVTGGLCHSAISRLKDSHAHLSPDSTKALLELTELLAAHNNYARYRRAWAGCTGFRLPLLGVHLKDLVSLHEAQPDRLPDGRLHLPKLNSLYLRLQELAALQRQRPPCSANEDLLHLLTLSLDLFYTEDEIYELSYAREPRCPRSLPPSPFKAPLVVEWAPGVTAKPDRVTLGRHVEQLVESVFKHYDSEGRGTISREDFERLSGNFPFACHGLHPPPCQGSGTFSREELTGYLLRASAICSKLGLAFLHTFHEVTFRKPTFCDSCSGFLWGVTKQGYRCQDCGLCCHKHCRDQVKVECKKRPGAKGDMSSPEAPIPPTPAPHASCAGSEDHLSYTLSLEAETGRCLRHAWTQTEPPHPSWEPKLVPLPAMASPPTQSSKPDS from the exons ATGCTCCGGGACGACAGGAGgccggggccggccccgacaGGCCCGGCGCCACAAGACGTGCCCCAGCCCGCGGGAAATCAGCAAGGTCATGGCCTCCATGGCCCTGGGCATGCTCAACGAGGGCGGCTGCAGCGAGGACGAGCTGCTGGAGAAATGCATCCAGTCCTTCG GTACTGGCTCACCCAGCACCCTGAGACGGTGCACCAGGAGCCCCAGTTAGAAGAAGTGATAGGCCGCTTCTGGGCTGCGGTGGAGCAGGAGGGCAACGCGGCCCAGAGGAGCCTGGGAGACCCCTCCAACCT CCTGAGCCCCGGCGGCCCTGGCCCCCCAACCCCCATGAGCAGCCCAGGCCTGGGCAAAAAGCGCAAAGTGTCCTTGCTGTTTGACCATCTGGAGACCGGGGAGCTGGCCCAGCACCTCACTTACCTGGAGTTCCGGTCCTTCCAGGCTATCACG ccccaggaccTGCGGGGCTACGTTTTGCAGGGCTCCGTGCGGGGCTGCCCGACCCTGGAGGGCTCCGTAGGGCTCAGCAACAGCGTGTCCCGCTGGGTGCAGGTCATGGTGCTGAGCCGCCCCGGGCCGGCACAGCGCGCTGAGGTGCTGGACAAGTTCATCCACGTGGCACAG AGGCTGCGCCAGCTGCACAATTTCAACACGCTGATGGCGGTCACGGGGGGCCTGTGTCACAGCGCCATCTCCAGACTCAAGGACTCCCACGCCCACCTGAGCCCTGACAGCACCAAG GCCCTGCTGGAGCTGACAGAGCTCCTTGCCGCCCACAACAACTACGCCCGGTACCGGCGCGCCTGGGCCGGCTGCACCGGCTTCCGGCTGCCCCTCCTGGGGGTGCACCTCAAGGACCTCGTGTCCCTGCACGAGGCCCAGCCCGACAGGCTGCCTGACGGCCGCCTGCACCTGCCCAAGCTCAACAGCCTCTACCTGCGGCTGCAGGAGCTGGCCGCCCTGCAGAGGCAGCGCCCGCCCTGCAGCGCCAACGAGGACCTGCTGCACCTGCTCACG ctttcCCTGGATCTCTTCTACACGGAGGACGAGATCTATGAGCTTTCCTATGCCCGGGAGCCCCGCTGTCCCAGAAGCCTG ccaccCTCCCCCTTCAAAGCGCCCCTGGTGGTGGAGTGGGCCCCTGGCGTGACTGCCAAGCCTGACAGAGTCACCCTGGGTCGGCATGTGGAGCAGCTGGTGGAG TCTGTGTTCAAGCATTATGACTCCGAAGGCCGCGGAACCATCTCCCGGGAGGACTTCGAGCGTCTCTCAGGCAACTTCCCCTTTGCCTGCCATGGGCTTCACCCGCCCCCGTGCCAGGG GAGTGGTACCTTCAGCCGAGAGGAGCTGACGGGGTACCTGCTGCGGGCCAGCGCCATCTGCTCCAAGCTGGGCCTGGCCTTCCTGCACACCTTCCACGAGGTCACCTTCCGCAAGCCCACCTTCTGTGACAGCTGCAGCGGCTTC ctctggggTGTCACCAAGCAAGGCTACCGCTGTCAGG ACTGTGGGCTGTGTTGCCACAAACACTGCCGAGACCAAGTGAAGGTGGAATGTAAGAAGAGGCCAGGGGCCAAGGGTGACATGAGCTCCCCAGAAGCCCCCATCCCACCCAcaccagctccccatgccagctgTG CAGGCTCCGAGGACCACCTCTCCTACACACTGTCCCTGGAAGCCGAGACGGGGCGCTGCCTCCGCCACGCGTGGACCCAGACGGAGCCCCCACACCCTTCCTGGGAACCCAAGCTG GTCCCCCTCCCGGCGATGGCCTCACCACCCACGCAGTCCTCCAAGCCGGACTCCTAG
- the RASGRP4 gene encoding RAS guanyl-releasing protein 4 isoform X2 yields MSPWKSHQECSGTTGGRGRPRQARRHKTCPSPREISKVMASMALGMLNEGGCSEDELLEKCIQSFDSAGSLCRGDHILNMALAMHSWVLPSAHLAARLLTLYQEATGNKQELRRLQICHLVRYWLTQHPETVHQEPQLEEVIGRFWAAVEQEGNAAQRSLGDPSNLLSPGGPGPPTPMSSPGLGKKRKVSLLFDHLETGELAQHLTYLEFRSFQAITPQDLRGYVLQGSVRGCPTLEGSVGLSNSVSRWVQVMVLSRPGPAQRAEVLDKFIHVAQRLRQLHNFNTLMAVTGGLCHSAISRLKDSHAHLSPDSTKALLELTELLAAHNNYARYRRAWAGCTGFRLPLLGVHLKDLVSLHEAQPDRLPDGRLHLPKLNSLYLRLQELAALQRQRPPCSANEDLLHLLTLSLDLFYTEDEIYELSYAREPRCPRSLPPSPFKAPLVVEWAPGVTAKPDRVTLGRHVEQLVESVFKHYDSEGRGTISREDFERLSGNFPFACHGLHPPPCQGSGTFSREELTGYLLRASAICSKLGLAFLHTFHEVTFRKPTFCDSCSGFLWGVTKQGYRCQDCGLCCHKHCRDQVKVECKKRPGAKGDMSSPEAPIPPTPAPHASCAGSEDHLSYTLSLEAETGRCLRHAWTQTEPPHPSWEPKLVPLPAMASPPTQSSKPDS; encoded by the exons ATGAGTCCATG GAAGTCCCACCAGGAATGCTCCGGGACGACAGGAGgccggggccggccccgacaGGCCCGGCGCCACAAGACGTGCCCCAGCCCGCGGGAAATCAGCAAGGTCATGGCCTCCATGGCCCTGGGCATGCTCAACGAGGGCGGCTGCAGCGAGGACGAGCTGCTGGAGAAATGCATCCAGTCCTTCG ACTCAGCTGGCAGCCTGTGCCGCGGGGACCACATTCTCAACATGGCGCTGGCCATGCACAGCTGGGTGCTGCCTTCTGCCCACCTTGCTGCCCGTCTGCTGACCTT GTACCAGGAGGCCACAGGGAACAAGCAGGAACTGAGGCGGCTGCAGATCTGTCACCTGGTCAG GTACTGGCTCACCCAGCACCCTGAGACGGTGCACCAGGAGCCCCAGTTAGAAGAAGTGATAGGCCGCTTCTGGGCTGCGGTGGAGCAGGAGGGCAACGCGGCCCAGAGGAGCCTGGGAGACCCCTCCAACCT CCTGAGCCCCGGCGGCCCTGGCCCCCCAACCCCCATGAGCAGCCCAGGCCTGGGCAAAAAGCGCAAAGTGTCCTTGCTGTTTGACCATCTGGAGACCGGGGAGCTGGCCCAGCACCTCACTTACCTGGAGTTCCGGTCCTTCCAGGCTATCACG ccccaggaccTGCGGGGCTACGTTTTGCAGGGCTCCGTGCGGGGCTGCCCGACCCTGGAGGGCTCCGTAGGGCTCAGCAACAGCGTGTCCCGCTGGGTGCAGGTCATGGTGCTGAGCCGCCCCGGGCCGGCACAGCGCGCTGAGGTGCTGGACAAGTTCATCCACGTGGCACAG AGGCTGCGCCAGCTGCACAATTTCAACACGCTGATGGCGGTCACGGGGGGCCTGTGTCACAGCGCCATCTCCAGACTCAAGGACTCCCACGCCCACCTGAGCCCTGACAGCACCAAG GCCCTGCTGGAGCTGACAGAGCTCCTTGCCGCCCACAACAACTACGCCCGGTACCGGCGCGCCTGGGCCGGCTGCACCGGCTTCCGGCTGCCCCTCCTGGGGGTGCACCTCAAGGACCTCGTGTCCCTGCACGAGGCCCAGCCCGACAGGCTGCCTGACGGCCGCCTGCACCTGCCCAAGCTCAACAGCCTCTACCTGCGGCTGCAGGAGCTGGCCGCCCTGCAGAGGCAGCGCCCGCCCTGCAGCGCCAACGAGGACCTGCTGCACCTGCTCACG ctttcCCTGGATCTCTTCTACACGGAGGACGAGATCTATGAGCTTTCCTATGCCCGGGAGCCCCGCTGTCCCAGAAGCCTG ccaccCTCCCCCTTCAAAGCGCCCCTGGTGGTGGAGTGGGCCCCTGGCGTGACTGCCAAGCCTGACAGAGTCACCCTGGGTCGGCATGTGGAGCAGCTGGTGGAG TCTGTGTTCAAGCATTATGACTCCGAAGGCCGCGGAACCATCTCCCGGGAGGACTTCGAGCGTCTCTCAGGCAACTTCCCCTTTGCCTGCCATGGGCTTCACCCGCCCCCGTGCCAGGG GAGTGGTACCTTCAGCCGAGAGGAGCTGACGGGGTACCTGCTGCGGGCCAGCGCCATCTGCTCCAAGCTGGGCCTGGCCTTCCTGCACACCTTCCACGAGGTCACCTTCCGCAAGCCCACCTTCTGTGACAGCTGCAGCGGCTTC ctctggggTGTCACCAAGCAAGGCTACCGCTGTCAGG ACTGTGGGCTGTGTTGCCACAAACACTGCCGAGACCAAGTGAAGGTGGAATGTAAGAAGAGGCCAGGGGCCAAGGGTGACATGAGCTCCCCAGAAGCCCCCATCCCACCCAcaccagctccccatgccagctgTG CAGGCTCCGAGGACCACCTCTCCTACACACTGTCCCTGGAAGCCGAGACGGGGCGCTGCCTCCGCCACGCGTGGACCCAGACGGAGCCCCCACACCCTTCCTGGGAACCCAAGCTG GTCCCCCTCCCGGCGATGGCCTCACCACCCACGCAGTCCTCCAAGCCGGACTCCTAG
- the RASGRP4 gene encoding RAS guanyl-releasing protein 4 isoform X3, producing the protein MEVPPGMLRDDRRPGPAPTGPAPQDVPQPAGNQQGHGLHGPGHAQRGRLQRGRAAGEMHPVLRYWLTQHPETVHQEPQLEEVIGRFWAAVEQEGNAAQRSLGDPSNLLSPGGPGPPTPMSSPGLGKKRKVSLLFDHLETGELAQHLTYLEFRSFQAITPQDLRGYVLQGSVRGCPTLEGSVGLSNSVSRWVQVMVLSRPGPAQRAEVLDKFIHVAQRLRQLHNFNTLMAVTGGLCHSAISRLKDSHAHLSPDSTKALLELTELLAAHNNYARYRRAWAGCTGFRLPLLGVHLKDLVSLHEAQPDRLPDGRLHLPKLNSLYLRLQELAALQRQRPPCSANEDLLHLLTLSLDLFYTEDEIYELSYAREPRCPRSLPPSPFKAPLVVEWAPGVTAKPDRVTLGRHVEQLVESVFKHYDSEGRGTISREDFERLSGNFPFACHGLHPPPCQGSGTFSREELTGYLLRASAICSKLGLAFLHTFHEVTFRKPTFCDSCSGFLWGVTKQGYRCQDCGLCCHKHCRDQVKVECKKRPGAKGDMSSPEAPIPPTPAPHASCAGSEDHLSYTLSLEAETGRCLRHAWTQTEPPHPSWEPKLVPLPAMASPPTQSSKPDS; encoded by the exons ATG GAAGTCCCACCAGGAATGCTCCGGGACGACAGGAGgccggggccggccccgacaGGCCCGGCGCCACAAGACGTGCCCCAGCCCGCGGGAAATCAGCAAGGTCATGGCCTCCATGGCCCTGGGCATGCTCAACGAGGGCGGCTGCAGCGAGGACGAGCTGCTGGAGAAATGCATCCAGTCCTTCG GTACTGGCTCACCCAGCACCCTGAGACGGTGCACCAGGAGCCCCAGTTAGAAGAAGTGATAGGCCGCTTCTGGGCTGCGGTGGAGCAGGAGGGCAACGCGGCCCAGAGGAGCCTGGGAGACCCCTCCAACCT CCTGAGCCCCGGCGGCCCTGGCCCCCCAACCCCCATGAGCAGCCCAGGCCTGGGCAAAAAGCGCAAAGTGTCCTTGCTGTTTGACCATCTGGAGACCGGGGAGCTGGCCCAGCACCTCACTTACCTGGAGTTCCGGTCCTTCCAGGCTATCACG ccccaggaccTGCGGGGCTACGTTTTGCAGGGCTCCGTGCGGGGCTGCCCGACCCTGGAGGGCTCCGTAGGGCTCAGCAACAGCGTGTCCCGCTGGGTGCAGGTCATGGTGCTGAGCCGCCCCGGGCCGGCACAGCGCGCTGAGGTGCTGGACAAGTTCATCCACGTGGCACAG AGGCTGCGCCAGCTGCACAATTTCAACACGCTGATGGCGGTCACGGGGGGCCTGTGTCACAGCGCCATCTCCAGACTCAAGGACTCCCACGCCCACCTGAGCCCTGACAGCACCAAG GCCCTGCTGGAGCTGACAGAGCTCCTTGCCGCCCACAACAACTACGCCCGGTACCGGCGCGCCTGGGCCGGCTGCACCGGCTTCCGGCTGCCCCTCCTGGGGGTGCACCTCAAGGACCTCGTGTCCCTGCACGAGGCCCAGCCCGACAGGCTGCCTGACGGCCGCCTGCACCTGCCCAAGCTCAACAGCCTCTACCTGCGGCTGCAGGAGCTGGCCGCCCTGCAGAGGCAGCGCCCGCCCTGCAGCGCCAACGAGGACCTGCTGCACCTGCTCACG ctttcCCTGGATCTCTTCTACACGGAGGACGAGATCTATGAGCTTTCCTATGCCCGGGAGCCCCGCTGTCCCAGAAGCCTG ccaccCTCCCCCTTCAAAGCGCCCCTGGTGGTGGAGTGGGCCCCTGGCGTGACTGCCAAGCCTGACAGAGTCACCCTGGGTCGGCATGTGGAGCAGCTGGTGGAG TCTGTGTTCAAGCATTATGACTCCGAAGGCCGCGGAACCATCTCCCGGGAGGACTTCGAGCGTCTCTCAGGCAACTTCCCCTTTGCCTGCCATGGGCTTCACCCGCCCCCGTGCCAGGG GAGTGGTACCTTCAGCCGAGAGGAGCTGACGGGGTACCTGCTGCGGGCCAGCGCCATCTGCTCCAAGCTGGGCCTGGCCTTCCTGCACACCTTCCACGAGGTCACCTTCCGCAAGCCCACCTTCTGTGACAGCTGCAGCGGCTTC ctctggggTGTCACCAAGCAAGGCTACCGCTGTCAGG ACTGTGGGCTGTGTTGCCACAAACACTGCCGAGACCAAGTGAAGGTGGAATGTAAGAAGAGGCCAGGGGCCAAGGGTGACATGAGCTCCCCAGAAGCCCCCATCCCACCCAcaccagctccccatgccagctgTG CAGGCTCCGAGGACCACCTCTCCTACACACTGTCCCTGGAAGCCGAGACGGGGCGCTGCCTCCGCCACGCGTGGACCCAGACGGAGCCCCCACACCCTTCCTGGGAACCCAAGCTG GTCCCCCTCCCGGCGATGGCCTCACCACCCACGCAGTCCTCCAAGCCGGACTCCTAG